The DNA segment GAACAGCGGGGCGTCCTGCCAGACCGCGCGGAATCCGCCTTCCTGACCGACATTGCCGGCCTTGAAACGATCATGGATCGCGAACGGGCAGGCATAGACGTCACCGACCGGATCGACCAGGCAGACCACCCGGCCGGCACCGCACAGGTTCAGCCCGGGCAGCGCATCACCGAAGGCGGACAGGTGGAAGAAGGAGTCACCGGTCAGCACCCGGTCGCCATTGGCGACCAGCCAGTCGTAGAGCTCACGTTGCTGTTCGGGCAGCGGATGCAGATCGTCCCAGACATCGGCGCCCCGTCCGGAAGGGCGCAGCCGGGTCAGCCGCAGTTGTGCACCATAGGTGTCGGCAATCGCCTTGAACTCGTCGAGCTGGCCGATGTTGTGCCGGGTGCAGACGACCGACATCTTGAAGTCCCGCATACCGGCGGCCTGCATGTTCGCCATCGCCCGCAGCGCTGCGTCATAGGTGCCGGCACCGCGGATCGGGTCGTTGACCTCGGCGGTCGCTCCGTCCAGGGAGATCTGCACGTCCACGTAGTCCGTGGCCGCCAGCTTCGCCGCCCGCTCGGGGGTGATCCGGAACCCGTTGGTGGAGAACTTCACCCCGACGTGGTGCTCGACAGCGTAGTCCAGCAGTTCCCAGAAGTCCGGCCGGACCGTGGGTTCACCACCGCCGATGTTGACGTAGAAGATCTGCATCCGCTCGAAGGTGTCGATCAACTCCTTCGCCTCGGCGGTCGACAACTCGTTCGGATCACGTCGCCCGGACGAGGACAGGCAGTGGACGCAGGACAGATTGCAGGCATAGGTGAGTTCCCAGGTGAGGCAGATCGGTGCGTCGAGGCCGTACTCGAACTGTTCGACCAGGGTTCCGGGGCTGGGCGTGTTGGACCGCGACTCGTTTCGATCGATGCCGGCCGGGGCCTGGGGTGCGAGGGTCATGCGGTGGTCTCCTGGAGGATTCCCTGACCGGCCAAGGAACGCAGCGCGATCAGATAGGCATCATGGTGGGCGGGGTCCACCCCGGCCCTGGCCAAGGCGTCACCGACCGTTCCCGCCGTGCCCAGGTCCTCGACCACGGCAGCCAACTGCGGCGTCTTCAGGAAGCTGAGCTGGCGGGTGTGGAAGTCGTAGGCCAGGGCGCCGAACGGCTCGGGGCGCAAGGAGACCGACGGGCTGAGCCGCCAGTTCCGGTCGGTCAGGGTCGGGGCGGCCGTCATCAGTACACGCCGCACATACCGTCGATGGAGACCTCCTCGACCAAGGACTCCTCGGCGACCACCGGATCCGGTGCCTGCGGCTGCTCGGGAACATCGCCCGAGCGGTCCTGGCCGGCAGAGGTGGTCTGGAGTTCCTCGGCGGCAGCTGCGTTGGGGGTGACGGGCATCTTCGACCTCCTGATCATCACGGAGAGGGTGCTTCTCCGCTGCGTCTTGCCAACCTAGGCAGCGGTCGGGTCGGCGGATACTCCCGTGCAGGGCCGGGTCGGCCTGTCCGGTCGGGCAGGACCGACCTCCCTTCGCCGCCCGTTTCGCAATCCTCGTCTGTTCGGCACCGGTCCTACGCCCTAGCGTCGGCCGAAACCCGCCCCCGACACCGGTCGGTTCATGATCGAGTCCTCGGGTCGGCGGCACCATCAAAGGAGATGTGCAGATGCAAGTAGAAGAACTGCTGAAACCGTTCCCGATCAAGGAGTTCCACCCCTTCCCCCGGGCGCTCCTGGGACCCGGGTCGCACGAGATCATCGGTCCGGAGGCGAAGAAGCTGGGCTTCAAGAAGATCTTGGTGATGACCTCCGGGCTGCGCGGGACCGGCATCGTGGAGAAGATCGTCGGTTCGTTGGAGTACCACGGCCTGGAGACCGTGCTGTACGACAAGGTCGAGTCCAATCCGAAGGACTACAACGCGATGGACGGCGCCAAGCTGTACATGGAGAACGACTGCGATTCCTTCGTCTCCATCGGTGGCGGTTCCTCCCATGACGCCTGCAAGGGTGCGCGGATCGCGGTGGCCCACGACGGACGCAATGTGAACGAGTTCGAGGGATTCAACAAGAGCGAGAACCCGAAGAATCCGCCGCACATCGCCGTCTCCACCACCGCCGGCACCGGGTCGGAGACCTCCTGGGCCTATGTCATCACCGACACCACCACCGACCCGAGCAAACCGCACAAGTACGTGGCCTTCGACGACGCGGCGGTGGCGACCCTGGCGATCGACGACCCGGTGCTCTACTACGACTGTCCGCGGCATTTCACCGCCCAGTGCGGGTTCGATGTGCTGGCCCACGGCTCGGAGCCCTATGTGTCACGGCTGAACTTCGAACCGTCGCTGGGCAATGCGATCCGGTCGATCGAGCTGACCTCCCAGAACCTGGTGAAGGCCACCTGGAACGGTTACGACCTGGCTGCGCGCGAGGGCATGATGTATGCCCAGTACATCGCGGCACAGGCGTTCAACTCCGGCGGTCTCGGGATCATCCACTCGATCAGTCACGCCACCAGCGCCTTCTTCGACACCCACCATGGTCTGAACAACGCGATCGCACTGCCGCGGGTCTGGGCATTCAACCTCTCCACCGAGTACCAGCGGTTCGCCAACATCGCCAAGGCGATGGGTGTCGACACCACTCACATGACGACCGTGCAGGCTGCCGACGCAGCGGTGGCGGCGGCGATCCGGCTGCTGCGCGACTGCGGCATCCCGGAGAAGATGACCGACATCACCAAGGAGACGCACGAGAAGAACCGCCTGGGTGAGGGCCCGACCGAGTACTACAAGGAACACCCCACGGTCAGCGGTGACCCGGAGACGATCGACAACGTGACCAACCACGTCCTCGGTGACTCCTGCACCGAGGCGAACCCGCGCGAGTGCACCTTCGAGACGGTACGCCCGGTCGTCGATCACACCTACAACGGCGACCTCGACGATCTGCTGACCTGATCAGCCGTGCCGGAGACGGCGTCGCTGACGCCGGCCCCGGACGAGGTGAACACCGGACCGCCTGGATCCAGGCGATCTTGATCCCGCATGTCGATTCAGGACGGGACGTGGGGGAGGGGTACGGCGACGAGCCGGCCTCCGTACCCCCACGTACCCGTCATCGGTGCCCCCGGCACCCACCGCAGGACGCGACAAGGAAGTAGCCATGGCACACACCGCCGATGACCGGCCCGAAACCGGTGCCGACCCACGATCCGCCCGACCATCCACTGCGACGGCCGACGACCCGCCGGCCCAGCCGGACGGCTTCGCTTCGGTGGAGGACGTGGGACGCGCACTGGCCGCTGTCGGCTACGTCACCGACGAGCGGATCTCCGCCACCGTCTACCTGGCATGGCGTCTCGGCCGGCCGCTGTTGTTGGAGGGACCGGCCGGGGTCGGGAAGACCGAGCTTGCCCGTAGCCTGGCCCAGGCCCTGGGTCGGGACCTGATCCGGTTGCAGTGCTACGAGAGCCAGGACGAGTCCAAGGCCTTGTACGAATGGGATTACGGCAAGCAGTTGCTCTACACCCAGATCCTGCGCGACAAGATCGCCGATGTCGTCGGTGAGGCACCCGACCTGGAGTCGGCGGTGGACCTGATCGCTGATCGCGACGAGGTGTTCTTCTCCCCGAGGTTCCTCTCCGAACGTCCGTTGCTGACCGCGATCCGCAGCCCCGAGCCCACGGTGCTCCTGATCGACGAGATCGACCGCTCCGACGAGGCGCTGGAGGCTGTGCTGCTGGAGACTCTGGCCGAGAATCAGATCTCGATTCCCGAGATCGGCACCATCGTGGCCACCCACCCGCCGCTGACCCTGTTGACCTCCAACAACACCCGAGAGCTGTCGGCGGCGCTGAAGCGGCGCTGTCTGCACCTGTTCCTGGACTACCCCGATCACGACCGGGAGCTCGACATCGTCCGGTCCAAACAGACCGGGCTGGACGAGGCGGTCGCCGACGAACTGGTCGGCCTGGTACAGCAGTTGCGCGCACTGGACCTGCGGAAGGCGCCCTCCATCGCCGAGACGGTGGACTGGGCTCGGACGCTGGCCATCCTGGATGCCGATGCGCTGAGCGAGGAGCTGCTGACGACGACGGCGAATGTGGTGATGAAGCACGAGCGTGATCTGGGCCGTGCGGTCGCCCACATCCGGCACCGATTCGGCAACGGATCGCCCGGAGCGGAGGAACCATCGACTGCCGACGGTGGTGGTCGGCCGACCCCGGTCGCCGGACGGGACCCGTCCCGCCGCGACGGTCCCGGATCGAAGGTCGGTGGTGACGTCGACGCCGAAGCGGCGCGGGCGATCCGCGACTCCAAGGAGGTGCCGCACCGACATGGTGCGGCTGCCTTCTTCGGTGCCCGCGGTTCCTCCGAGGCCGCCGGTGCCCCACGGCAGGGAAGTCGTCGGCGGCCGCTGTGAGGATCGCGGATGAGGGCCGGCGGGACACCGGGCCCGCCGGTGGGGTCGAGTCGGACACCGACGAGCACTCCGACGCCGATCCGCAGACGATGGAGGTCTGCCTGCTGGCATTCGCCGAGGCCCTGCGACGCAACGGCATCCGGGTCAGTACCGCCGAGATCGTCGACGCCGCCGTGGCAGCCCGACAGCCGGGAATGGTACGCAGCCGAGAACGGCTGTCGGCCGCACTGCGGTCCTGCATCGTGACCCGGCCCCGGGATCTGTCGACCTTCGACGCGGTGTTCGCCCTCTTCTTCGCGCTGCGGCCGGTGGATCTGCCAACCGCCTCCGCCGGACAGGACGCGGAGGGACTGCTCGGGCCCGAGGTGGGCTCGAACGCCGAGATCGGCGACATGGCCCTGGTCGACGCCACGAAGGACGTGGGCCAGATCGACAGCGGGTCCTCGGCGGAGGCGGACATGCGGGAGTTCTTCGACCCCGAGTCGCTGAAGCAGGGACGCAACCTCGACGAGGACGCAGACCTGGCCGATCTGGCGTCGATGTCGGACGAGATCTCCTTCTCACCGTCGGGTGCCGGATCACGAGGCCAGGGGATGAAGGTGCAGCTCGACGTCTCCCGTACCCGAGGTGACGAACCGGCCGGTGCGCTCACCCCGGCCACCGGTCAGGCGATCGACCTCGACCTCAGCGGCGAGGAGGAGAATCAACTGCTGGCCTGGCTCGGCGCCGGTGGCACTCCAGCGGGCCCCGACGACACCGATCCGGACCTGCTGAGTGCCCTGCTGCAGCGATTGCCCGAGCAACTGGCTGCGCACCTGCAACGGCTGATGAACCTGCGCCGGACCGTACCCGAGCTGGACGAGCCGTCGGTGCTGGACCGGATCTCACCGGCCGAGGAACAGGAACTGGAGAACTCGTTGCGGCAGCTGGCGCACAGCCTGCGCGGCGGACTCAGCCAGAAGCTGCGGCCACACCCACGCGGCCGGGTCGCACCGGCCGCGACCGCCCGGCGCAGTATGCGGTTCGACGGTGTCCCCTTCCGGCCCGTCACCGTCTCCCGGGTACGGGAGAAGCCGAAGGTCGTGGTCCTGGCCGATGTGTCCCTCTCGGTCCGTGCGACGGCCCGATTCACCCTGCATGTGGTGCACGGGATGCAGGCGCGGTGGGGCAGGGTCCGATCGTTCGTCTTCGTCGACGAGGTGGCCGAGGTGACCGAGTTGTTCGCCGCCCACCCGATCGAACATGCCCTGGGCCTCACTTTCGGCGGCGACGTCCTCGACACCGAGGCCAACACCGACTACGGCGCGGTGTTCACCCAGTTCGCCGACGACCATGCCGGTGCGATCGACCACCGGACCTCCCTGCTGGTCCTGGGCGATGCCCGCAGCAACGGCAAGGATCCCGCCGTCGACACCTTCGCCGAGCTCGCCCGCGCCGCCAGGACGACCATCTGGTTGACGCCGGAACCCAGCTACTCCTGGGGCCTGGGTGCCTGCGCCCTGGCCGAGTACGCCGAGCACTGTGATCGGGTGGAGGTCGTCCGCGACCTCCGTGCGCTGGAACGTACCGCCGAGTCGATGAGTGAGGTCCGACCATGATCATCGAGGCGGCCGGCCGAGTGCCGGCGCCCCCCTCGCCGGCCGCCCGCGTAACGGCGGACGGGAGATGATCATGGGACTCGAGCGGCTGGACCTGGACACACCGATCGACGCCTTCGCGCCCCTGGTCGACGGGGCCTATGTCGATCCGGTCGTGACCGTCCGCCGGGTGGGCCGCCGGGACCGGCGTGGGCGGGGTATCCACACCACCAGCTTCGACCTGCACAACCGCGACGCACGGCTGGAGGTACGGCACTGCCTGCCGCCCGAGGAGCTCAGCAACACGCTCTCGGTCCGTCTGGCGAGCGAGCTGTTCGAGACCGGCTGGTTGCGTGGCTCGACGCTCTTCGAACGGATCTTCACCGGGATCGTCCGCTCGTTCGCCGAGGATCCGCTGGACTCCTGGGAGCTGTTCTACCGCAACACCATGGCCGGCCGGCCGACTCCGCCCCCCGGCGGGGGAGAGGATGCCACCCTCGGCCCGGTCCATGATCATCTCCACGCGCTGCTGACCGAGGACACGATCGGGTCGGTGCTCGATCTCGCGAGCTGTTTCGGCTTCCTGCCGCTGGAGCTCTCCGCACGGGGTTTCGACGTCACCGCGACCGATGCCGATGCCGACATCGTCGAGCTGCTCGCCGCCGTCGCCGGCAGACTGCGCAGTGAGCTGCGGGTGGATCGCGTCGACGCCCGCCGGCTCCCGTACCGCGACAACTCTTTCGACACGGTGCTGGCCCTGCATCTGTTGGAACATCTGCCACCCGAGGATGGTGAATCGGTGGTGGAGCAGGTGATTCGCGTGGCCACCCGGCGGGCGATCATCGCGGTGCCGTTCGAGGACGAACCGAACGAATCCTACGGCCACCTACGCACGATCGCTCTGTCCGATCTGCACCGGTGGGGCGAACGGAGCGGGCTGCCGTACCACGCCTACGAACACCACGGGGGATGGTTGATCATCGACTGCGGCCGCAGCTGATCGCGTGGTTCAGAGCAGACCCGCCTTCGTCGCCTCGTAGACCGCTTCGGCCCGCCCGGAGGCGCCGAGCTTGCGCAGGATGTTGCCCACATGGAACTTCGCCGTGGTCTCGGAGATGAACAGCTCGGCCCCGATCTCCTTGTTCGACATCCCGCCGGCGAGCAGCCGCAGCACCTCCTCCTCCCGCGAGGTCAACCGCTTGGTCTCCACCTCCGGAGCAGCGTTCAGACCCCGCACCATGGCCGCGGCCGAGCGGGCATCGAAGGCGCTGCCACCTCGCGCCACATCGCGGATGGCGCGGAGCAGACTCGTGGTGTCGACATCCTTCACCACATAACCCCGGGCACCGGCCCGGATGGCACGCAGGATCAGCGCCTCGTCCAGGAAAGTGGTCAACACCAGCACCGCGACCCCGGGATGCTGCGAGGTCAACTTCTCGCAGAGCTCCAGGCCCTCGGTGTCGGAGGAACTGGAGAGCTTCAGATCCAGCAGCACCACATCGGGGGCGGTCCGCTGCACCATGATCATCGCCTCGTCGGCGGTCGACGCCTCGGCCACCACCGCGAAGTCCTGCTCCCGTTCGAGGATCGAACGCAGCCCCTGGCGGACGATGGCATGATCATCGACCAACATGATCCCGACCGCCTCGGATTCGGCACGCACCTCCTTGCCGGCCGCCGACCGGTCGGCAGCACCCGTCCCTCGGGGAACCTCGTGAACGGTCATGATCGACTCCTGTCTGCAGGCTGATGCGGACCGACGAGTCCGGAGATCACTCCGGGGCCGACCCGCAGGGGAAGGGGGAGATGCATCTCCAACCGAGGACCGCC comes from the Naumannella halotolerans genome and includes:
- the mftC gene encoding mycofactocin radical SAM maturase (MftC is a radical SAM/SPASM enzyme that catalyzes the first two steps in biosynthesis of the electron carrier mycofactocin from the terminal Val-Tyr dipeptide of the precursor peptide MftA.) gives rise to the protein MTLAPQAPAGIDRNESRSNTPSPGTLVEQFEYGLDAPICLTWELTYACNLSCVHCLSSSGRRDPNELSTAEAKELIDTFERMQIFYVNIGGGEPTVRPDFWELLDYAVEHHVGVKFSTNGFRITPERAAKLAATDYVDVQISLDGATAEVNDPIRGAGTYDAALRAMANMQAAGMRDFKMSVVCTRHNIGQLDEFKAIADTYGAQLRLTRLRPSGRGADVWDDLHPLPEQQRELYDWLVANGDRVLTGDSFFHLSAFGDALPGLNLCGAGRVVCLVDPVGDVYACPFAIHDRFKAGNVGQEGGFRAVWQDAPLFAELRNPQTGGACTSCSAFDACRGGCMAAKFFTGLPLDGPDPECVKGNAEQTLAADRSAKPSPSQDHSHKGKVRNAPVPLTLLPRRPASACDESPLAGMSSMPKV
- the mftB gene encoding mycofactocin biosynthesis chaperone MftB (MftB, a small protein, is a peptide chaperone that assists the radical SAM enzyme MftC in performing two modifications to the C-terminal Val-Tyr dipeptide of the mycofactocin precursor peptide, MftA. MftB's role is analogous to the role of PqqD in the biosynthesis of PQQ, a cofactor that derives entirely from a Tyr and a Glu in the precursor PqqA.), coding for MTAAPTLTDRNWRLSPSVSLRPEPFGALAYDFHTRQLSFLKTPQLAAVVEDLGTAGTVGDALARAGVDPAHHDAYLIALRSLAGQGILQETTA
- the mftA gene encoding mycofactocin precursor MftA (Mycofactocin is a small molecule electron carrier derived from the final two amino acids, Val-Tyr, of MftA, the mycofactocin precursor. It plays a role in redox homeostasis and the metabolism of alcohols and aldehydes in Actinobacteria, including Mycobacterium tuberculosis.), with the protein product MPVTPNAAAAEELQTTSAGQDRSGDVPEQPQAPDPVVAEESLVEEVSIDGMCGVY
- the mdo gene encoding NDMA-dependent methanol dehydrogenase (This methanol dehydrogenase is considered a nicotinoprotein, since its NADP cofactor remains is not dissociable, but instead remains permanently bound. A member of this family has been shown to act as a formaldehyde dismutase, able to convert two molecules of formaldehyde (plus one water molecule) into one of methanol and one of formate, with no net change in its redox state. More recently, it was shown in Mycobacterium smegmatis that this enzyme is critical to ethanol utilization, for which the biosynthesis of the cofactor-like electron carrier mycofactocin is also required.) produces the protein MQVEELLKPFPIKEFHPFPRALLGPGSHEIIGPEAKKLGFKKILVMTSGLRGTGIVEKIVGSLEYHGLETVLYDKVESNPKDYNAMDGAKLYMENDCDSFVSIGGGSSHDACKGARIAVAHDGRNVNEFEGFNKSENPKNPPHIAVSTTAGTGSETSWAYVITDTTTDPSKPHKYVAFDDAAVATLAIDDPVLYYDCPRHFTAQCGFDVLAHGSEPYVSRLNFEPSLGNAIRSIELTSQNLVKATWNGYDLAAREGMMYAQYIAAQAFNSGGLGIIHSISHATSAFFDTHHGLNNAIALPRVWAFNLSTEYQRFANIAKAMGVDTTHMTTVQAADAAVAAAIRLLRDCGIPEKMTDITKETHEKNRLGEGPTEYYKEHPTVSGDPETIDNVTNHVLGDSCTEANPRECTFETVRPVVDHTYNGDLDDLLT
- a CDS encoding AAA family ATPase, yielding MAHTADDRPETGADPRSARPSTATADDPPAQPDGFASVEDVGRALAAVGYVTDERISATVYLAWRLGRPLLLEGPAGVGKTELARSLAQALGRDLIRLQCYESQDESKALYEWDYGKQLLYTQILRDKIADVVGEAPDLESAVDLIADRDEVFFSPRFLSERPLLTAIRSPEPTVLLIDEIDRSDEALEAVLLETLAENQISIPEIGTIVATHPPLTLLTSNNTRELSAALKRRCLHLFLDYPDHDRELDIVRSKQTGLDEAVADELVGLVQQLRALDLRKAPSIAETVDWARTLAILDADALSEELLTTTANVVMKHERDLGRAVAHIRHRFGNGSPGAEEPSTADGGGRPTPVAGRDPSRRDGPGSKVGGDVDAEAARAIRDSKEVPHRHGAAAFFGARGSSEAAGAPRQGSRRRPL
- a CDS encoding VWA domain-containing protein, whose protein sequence is MRIADEGRRDTGPAGGVESDTDEHSDADPQTMEVCLLAFAEALRRNGIRVSTAEIVDAAVAARQPGMVRSRERLSAALRSCIVTRPRDLSTFDAVFALFFALRPVDLPTASAGQDAEGLLGPEVGSNAEIGDMALVDATKDVGQIDSGSSAEADMREFFDPESLKQGRNLDEDADLADLASMSDEISFSPSGAGSRGQGMKVQLDVSRTRGDEPAGALTPATGQAIDLDLSGEEENQLLAWLGAGGTPAGPDDTDPDLLSALLQRLPEQLAAHLQRLMNLRRTVPELDEPSVLDRISPAEEQELENSLRQLAHSLRGGLSQKLRPHPRGRVAPAATARRSMRFDGVPFRPVTVSRVREKPKVVVLADVSLSVRATARFTLHVVHGMQARWGRVRSFVFVDEVAEVTELFAAHPIEHALGLTFGGDVLDTEANTDYGAVFTQFADDHAGAIDHRTSLLVLGDARSNGKDPAVDTFAELARAARTTIWLTPEPSYSWGLGACALAEYAEHCDRVEVVRDLRALERTAESMSEVRP
- the mftM gene encoding mycofactocin oligosaccharide methyltransferase MftM: MIMGLERLDLDTPIDAFAPLVDGAYVDPVVTVRRVGRRDRRGRGIHTTSFDLHNRDARLEVRHCLPPEELSNTLSVRLASELFETGWLRGSTLFERIFTGIVRSFAEDPLDSWELFYRNTMAGRPTPPPGGGEDATLGPVHDHLHALLTEDTIGSVLDLASCFGFLPLELSARGFDVTATDADADIVELLAAVAGRLRSELRVDRVDARRLPYRDNSFDTVLALHLLEHLPPEDGESVVEQVIRVATRRAIIAVPFEDEPNESYGHLRTIALSDLHRWGERSGLPYHAYEHHGGWLIIDCGRS
- a CDS encoding MadR family response regulator transcription factor yields the protein MTVHEVPRGTGAADRSAAGKEVRAESEAVGIMLVDDHAIVRQGLRSILEREQDFAVVAEASTADEAMIMVQRTAPDVVLLDLKLSSSSDTEGLELCEKLTSQHPGVAVLVLTTFLDEALILRAIRAGARGYVVKDVDTTSLLRAIRDVARGGSAFDARSAAAMVRGLNAAPEVETKRLTSREEEVLRLLAGGMSNKEIGAELFISETTAKFHVGNILRKLGASGRAEAVYEATKAGLL